In one Candidatus Peribacter riflensis genomic region, the following are encoded:
- a CDS encoding S23 ribosomal protein encodes MERDFTIFGPWQKAMALAISIHRATKEFPKDEQFGVTPQLRRAILSVAANIAEGFGRYTFADKMHKYVQARGELTEVMSFLYYCHKVDYLIENKHDELLRDCREVQRLLNALITKMDHLKALRP; translated from the coding sequence ATGGAAAGGGACTTCACAATATTCGGACCCTGGCAGAAGGCGATGGCTCTTGCGATCAGCATCCATCGTGCCACCAAGGAATTCCCGAAGGATGAGCAATTCGGCGTCACGCCACAATTACGTCGCGCGATCCTCTCTGTTGCAGCAAATATCGCAGAGGGTTTCGGTCGGTACACATTCGCCGATAAGATGCACAAATACGTGCAAGCGCGTGGAGAACTTACCGAAGTTATGAGCTTTCTCTATTACTGCCATAAAGTCGACTACCTCATAGAAAACAAGCATGATGAGTTGTTGAGAGACTGTCGTGAGGTGCAGCGGCTTCTCAATGCTCTTATTACAAAAATGGATCATCTGAAAGCACTTCGTCCTTAG
- a CDS encoding recombination protein RecA has product MAKALSSKADMTTLPKESTHSTSKNPKEEALKAALAQIEKQYGAGAIMRMGDEHAVKIECIPSGATSLDIALGGGIPKGRIVEIYGPESSGKTTLALHVIAQAQKRGGKAAFIDAEHALDVQYAKKIGVDIDALLVSQPDDGEQALEITETLVRSAGIDLIVVDSVAALTPRAEIEGMMGDSHLGLHARLMSQALRKLTAIVSKTNTTIIFINQMRMKIGVMFGNPETTTGGNALKFYASVRLDVRRIDKILEKGEGDQEIVGNRTRVKVVKNKIAPPFRQAEFDILYAKGINREGDLLDLGVKYGIVEKSGTHFRYGEEALGQGRIAACLTLAQQMKLTEQLEKEVRKAAEI; this is encoded by the coding sequence ATGGCAAAAGCACTTTCTTCCAAAGCCGATATGACCACTCTGCCAAAAGAGTCAACGCACTCCACCAGTAAGAATCCGAAAGAGGAAGCCCTGAAGGCCGCTCTCGCGCAGATCGAAAAACAGTACGGCGCCGGAGCCATCATGCGCATGGGTGACGAACACGCCGTCAAGATCGAATGCATCCCTTCCGGTGCCACTTCCCTCGACATCGCACTCGGTGGCGGCATTCCCAAAGGCCGCATCGTCGAGATCTACGGTCCCGAATCTTCCGGCAAGACCACCCTCGCGCTCCACGTGATCGCACAGGCGCAGAAACGCGGCGGCAAGGCAGCCTTCATCGATGCGGAACACGCATTGGACGTGCAGTACGCCAAGAAGATCGGCGTGGATATCGATGCCCTCTTGGTCTCGCAGCCGGATGACGGCGAGCAGGCCCTCGAGATCACCGAGACCTTGGTACGTTCAGCCGGCATCGACCTGATTGTCGTGGACTCCGTGGCGGCCCTGACACCGCGCGCGGAAATTGAGGGCATGATGGGCGACAGCCATTTGGGTTTGCATGCCCGCCTCATGAGCCAGGCGTTACGCAAACTCACGGCCATCGTCAGCAAGACGAATACCACTATTATCTTCATCAATCAGATGCGCATGAAGATCGGCGTGATGTTCGGCAATCCCGAGACCACCACGGGCGGCAACGCCCTCAAGTTCTACGCCTCCGTCCGTCTGGATGTGCGCCGCATCGATAAAATCCTCGAGAAAGGCGAAGGGGACCAGGAAATCGTCGGCAACCGCACCCGCGTAAAAGTCGTGAAGAACAAAATCGCTCCGCCCTTCCGGCAGGCCGAGTTCGACATCCTCTATGCCAAGGGCATCAACCGCGAGGGGGATCTGCTCGATCTCGGGGTCAAATACGGCATCGTCGAAAAATCCGGCACGCACTTCCGCTACGGAGAAGAGGCACTCGGGCAGGGTCGCATCGCCGCCTGCCTCACGCTCGCCCAGCAGATGAAACTGACGGAGCAATTGGAAAAGGAGGTCCGGAAAGCAGCGGAGATTTAG
- a CDS encoding putative holliday junction resolvase: protein MARLLALDIGTKRTGVAYLDDAVGVPLPLDTLQHRSTAALVAQLEQLIRARSIDQLIIGLPLLPSGEEGSQARLVRSVAAEIGSLGLPILLKDERYTTPRGPQSDPDAIAALNLLSTVIPKHQEDC, encoded by the coding sequence ATGGCCCGATTACTCGCCCTCGATATTGGAACCAAGCGCACCGGGGTGGCCTATCTTGATGACGCAGTGGGTGTACCTCTTCCGCTTGATACGCTCCAGCACCGTTCGACTGCAGCTCTCGTCGCACAGCTTGAGCAGCTGATTCGTGCACGCTCGATTGACCAATTGATCATCGGGCTCCCCCTGCTGCCCTCCGGCGAGGAGGGATCGCAGGCCCGCCTGGTCCGTTCGGTCGCGGCCGAGATCGGTTCCCTTGGTTTGCCAATTTTGCTCAAAGATGAGCGATATACCACCCCACGGGGTCCACAGAGCGATCCGGATGCCATTGCTGCCCTAAATCTGCTCTCTACAGTTATTCCAAAGCATCAGGAAGATTGTTGA
- a CDS encoding small subunit ribosomal protein S20, protein MPITSSATKAMRQSAVKRDARRPFKTRMKSAVRTLTDLAKEGKHDEAVKLLPTVMKAIDTAAKKHLIHWKNAARQKSHAASLVASLGKKK, encoded by the coding sequence ATGCCGATTACGTCATCCGCCACCAAAGCCATGCGTCAGAGCGCTGTGAAGCGCGATGCGCGCCGTCCGTTCAAGACGCGCATGAAGTCCGCTGTGCGAACGCTCACCGATCTGGCAAAAGAAGGAAAGCACGACGAGGCCGTGAAACTGCTCCCCACCGTCATGAAGGCCATCGACACCGCAGCGAAGAAGCACCTCATTCATTGGAAGAACGCCGCCCGGCAGAAATCCCATGCCGCCTCCCTGGTCGCTTCGCTCGGGAAGAAGAAATAG
- a CDS encoding glucosamine/fructose-6-phosphate aminotransferase gives MCGIIGYVGKRTDAGFLVVEGLKHLEYRGYDSWGVACKTKDGIAIRKDVGKISTVNPAEFLKSCSLAMAHTRWATHGGVTQENAHPHVSCDGKIVVVLNGIIENFETLREELKAKGHRFVSTTDTEVIPHLIEEEMKHEPDFAAAVRRACLKFEGRFGIVVMHAESETLVAARTGSPLIIGVAADGYFIASDTPAFLEYTSTVQYLDDGEMVVTDGESILFSDIKTGVVREKREITITWSAAQSQKGEYEHFMLKEIMEQKGSIARAVNQDEEQIETLARAILGAQGTFLVGCGTAAKACMAAEYFFSVIAGHHVNFAPASEFKLYHRFLKPESLLIAVSQSGETADTLEAMKIAKAKGAKVLAIVNTEGSTIAREADFTLHINAGPERAVASTKALTGQMAVLLLIAYAMIGKLPKGRTRLLETAAAINDMLNPRYMQFIEMIAERIQESSDLYIIGKGWNYPMALESAIKIQEVSYVHAEGFAGGELKHGPIALIEKGTPCIALVGNDEVRTDIISNAIELKARGGFIIGISPERHEVFDEWIKVPDVDTAQAIVNIIPVQVLAYFLAVKRGKDPDMPRNLAKSVTVK, from the coding sequence ATGTGCGGAATCATTGGATATGTCGGCAAAAGGACGGATGCAGGGTTTCTCGTGGTTGAGGGTCTCAAGCACCTCGAATATCGGGGTTATGACTCGTGGGGGGTGGCCTGCAAGACGAAGGACGGCATCGCCATCCGCAAAGATGTCGGCAAGATCAGCACTGTGAACCCGGCGGAGTTTTTGAAGTCCTGTTCGCTGGCCATGGCACACACGCGCTGGGCGACCCACGGCGGCGTGACGCAAGAGAACGCTCACCCGCATGTGAGCTGCGACGGCAAGATCGTGGTCGTGCTCAACGGCATCATCGAAAATTTTGAAACGCTCCGCGAAGAGCTGAAGGCGAAGGGGCACCGGTTCGTTTCCACCACGGATACCGAAGTCATCCCACATCTCATCGAGGAAGAAATGAAGCATGAGCCGGACTTCGCCGCAGCCGTACGGCGCGCCTGCCTCAAGTTCGAAGGGCGCTTCGGCATCGTGGTCATGCATGCCGAATCAGAGACGCTGGTGGCGGCCCGCACGGGATCGCCGCTCATCATCGGTGTGGCTGCAGATGGCTACTTCATCGCCTCTGATACTCCGGCTTTTCTGGAATATACATCGACAGTGCAGTACCTGGATGACGGAGAGATGGTGGTGACGGACGGAGAGAGCATCCTCTTTTCCGACATCAAGACAGGAGTGGTGCGCGAGAAGCGCGAAATCACCATCACGTGGTCCGCAGCTCAGTCGCAGAAGGGTGAGTACGAGCACTTCATGCTCAAGGAGATCATGGAGCAGAAGGGCTCCATCGCGCGCGCCGTGAATCAGGACGAAGAGCAGATCGAAACGCTGGCGCGCGCCATCCTCGGTGCGCAGGGCACATTCCTGGTGGGGTGCGGCACGGCTGCCAAAGCGTGTATGGCGGCGGAGTACTTTTTCTCGGTCATCGCGGGGCACCACGTGAACTTCGCGCCGGCGAGCGAGTTCAAACTCTACCATCGCTTTCTCAAGCCCGAGAGCCTTCTCATTGCGGTGAGCCAGAGCGGCGAGACCGCCGATACGCTGGAGGCGATGAAGATCGCCAAAGCCAAAGGCGCGAAGGTGCTGGCGATCGTGAATACAGAGGGTTCCACCATTGCGCGCGAAGCGGATTTCACGCTGCATATCAATGCCGGTCCAGAGCGTGCCGTTGCCTCCACCAAGGCCCTCACGGGCCAGATGGCTGTTCTTCTGCTCATCGCGTACGCCATGATCGGCAAGCTCCCCAAGGGACGCACGCGGCTCCTCGAGACCGCAGCTGCCATCAATGACATGTTGAACCCGCGCTACATGCAGTTCATCGAGATGATCGCTGAGCGCATTCAGGAGAGTTCTGATCTCTACATCATTGGGAAAGGCTGGAACTACCCCATGGCGCTCGAGAGCGCGATCAAGATTCAGGAGGTGAGCTATGTGCACGCGGAGGGATTCGCCGGCGGCGAGCTGAAGCACGGACCCATCGCTCTCATCGAGAAGGGCACCCCCTGCATTGCGCTGGTGGGGAATGACGAGGTGCGTACCGATATCATCAGTAACGCGATCGAGCTCAAGGCCCGCGGCGGGTTTATCATCGGCATTTCGCCCGAGCGGCATGAGGTCTTCGACGAGTGGATCAAGGTGCCCGATGTCGATACGGCGCAGGCCATCGTGAACATCATCCCCGTGCAGGTGCTGGCGTACTTCCTGGCGGTGAAGCGGGGCAAAGATCCGGATATGCCGAGGAATCTGGCGAAGTCAGTGACTGTAAAATGA
- a CDS encoding cell division protein FtsI (penicillin-binding protein 3) — protein sequence MLHSLLSAHYTASPMHAYRLPSETQRHRSLQQRVLIVHVMLGLCGLIILARLLELQLLRGSEYRSYAQAQHFGGVVLPARRGEILSQSSKTNETSILATNTTLDLLYVDPLVTDDPVLVAEKLADILVTPEVHAACSAGSPLCPRELTNEYAAAFDPMIRMRALLAAPLLEPLPSELPPPPAAELPDLTEVRRRFARSIEERISEKRVTFVPLLYGATKQQMSTVEELGIAGLTVNRATRLISADPEQINQGQLAGIARRLAEPLGKDPIVLRDQLRSRPLRYVSIMRRLPPSVSVRVKELMLQSLQETLQRKKASASPEAAEQIHDPLRCIALIPEHWRYYPDGTVGSHVVGFLNPTQEAQYGIERTFDPQLRGQEGLISTVSDPSGGQILTADQRIVDPKDGDTIVLTIDRAIQKEVETIMDAAVKTADAESGQAIVLDPETGRILAMVNAPLFDSNNYGTVYEKEPIILSSAQQKQIVVEIYHPDTRAFILKAYLDDVFTQEGRQKLSAEKQKALTDIEALYELKDIVRTYLYLGETTRIELFPTDRSDVWLKYKNGIGVGAYLNRAVQTVYEPGSVMKPVTMGIAIDQGEVTPNDLYDDTGPVKVDEYTIQNALFRYYGKVTMTNCLEFSINTCMTSVSMKLGRKLFYRALDRFGFGHITGVELEDELPGELRPWKNWSNALLATSSYGQGLSATPLQMVAAFAALANGGKLMKPIIIDRVIRADGTVERTQPKVVDQVITPESSATITAMLISSVNNGYAKSAKVLGYRLAGKTGTSQIAGPGGKYETGTGSVITSFAGYGPAMRPKFVVLVKFDRPKARGKELGVQSAAPVFKDIATFLFKYYGIPPDEK from the coding sequence ATGCTCCACTCACTCCTATCCGCGCACTATACTGCATCGCCCATGCACGCGTACCGGTTACCCTCCGAGACCCAGCGCCACCGCTCCCTCCAGCAGCGGGTGCTGATCGTGCACGTGATGCTGGGACTGTGCGGGCTCATCATCCTCGCGCGGCTGCTCGAACTGCAACTCCTTCGCGGCAGTGAGTACCGATCCTACGCCCAGGCACAGCACTTCGGAGGCGTGGTGCTGCCGGCACGCCGGGGTGAAATCCTCTCGCAGAGCAGCAAGACGAACGAGACGAGCATTCTCGCAACGAACACGACGTTGGACCTGCTCTACGTGGATCCGCTGGTGACGGATGACCCGGTGCTCGTGGCGGAGAAGCTGGCCGACATCCTGGTCACACCCGAGGTGCACGCCGCCTGCTCGGCGGGGTCCCCTCTCTGTCCGCGCGAGCTCACCAATGAGTACGCGGCGGCGTTTGACCCGATGATTCGCATGCGGGCTCTTCTCGCAGCCCCCCTCTTAGAACCCCTGCCGAGTGAGCTGCCTCCCCCGCCCGCCGCAGAGCTGCCGGACTTAACCGAGGTGCGCCGCCGCTTCGCCCGCTCCATTGAGGAGCGCATCTCAGAGAAGCGCGTCACCTTCGTCCCGCTTCTGTACGGTGCGACGAAACAGCAGATGAGCACCGTGGAGGAACTGGGTATTGCGGGCCTTACGGTGAACCGCGCCACCCGCCTCATCTCGGCGGATCCCGAACAGATCAATCAGGGCCAGCTGGCAGGCATCGCGCGCAGGCTCGCAGAACCCCTCGGCAAGGATCCCATCGTTCTCCGCGACCAGCTGCGCAGCCGGCCGCTCCGCTACGTCTCGATCATGCGGCGCCTTCCCCCGTCGGTTTCGGTGCGCGTCAAAGAGCTCATGCTCCAATCTTTGCAAGAAACACTCCAGCGCAAAAAGGCCTCGGCCAGCCCCGAAGCTGCCGAGCAGATCCACGATCCCCTGCGGTGCATCGCTCTCATCCCGGAACACTGGCGCTACTATCCCGACGGGACCGTCGGCTCGCACGTGGTCGGTTTCCTGAATCCTACGCAGGAGGCACAGTACGGCATCGAGCGCACGTTTGACCCGCAGCTCCGCGGGCAGGAGGGACTCATCTCGACCGTGAGCGACCCCAGCGGCGGACAGATCCTCACCGCAGACCAGCGCATCGTCGATCCGAAGGACGGCGATACCATCGTCCTCACCATCGACCGCGCGATTCAGAAAGAGGTGGAGACGATCATGGATGCCGCCGTGAAGACGGCCGATGCCGAAAGCGGCCAGGCGATCGTCCTCGATCCCGAGACGGGCCGTATCCTCGCCATGGTCAATGCCCCGCTCTTCGATAGCAACAACTACGGAACAGTCTACGAGAAAGAACCTATAATTCTCTCGTCGGCACAGCAGAAGCAGATCGTCGTCGAGATCTACCACCCCGACACCCGCGCGTTCATCCTCAAGGCCTACCTCGACGATGTCTTCACCCAAGAGGGCCGACAGAAGCTCTCGGCCGAGAAGCAGAAGGCCCTGACGGATATCGAGGCGCTCTACGAACTCAAAGATATCGTCCGCACCTACCTCTACCTGGGCGAGACGACGCGCATCGAGCTCTTTCCCACCGACCGTTCGGATGTCTGGCTCAAGTACAAGAACGGCATCGGCGTGGGCGCCTACCTGAACCGCGCCGTCCAGACGGTGTACGAGCCCGGATCCGTGATGAAGCCGGTCACCATGGGGATCGCCATCGATCAGGGTGAGGTGACGCCGAATGATCTGTACGACGACACCGGCCCCGTGAAGGTGGATGAGTACACCATCCAGAACGCGCTCTTTCGGTACTACGGCAAAGTGACGATGACGAACTGTCTGGAGTTTTCGATCAACACCTGCATGACGAGCGTCTCGATGAAGCTGGGCCGCAAGCTCTTCTACCGCGCCTTAGACCGCTTCGGCTTCGGGCACATCACGGGAGTGGAGCTGGAAGACGAGCTGCCCGGAGAGCTGCGGCCGTGGAAGAACTGGAGTAATGCGCTGCTCGCCACCTCCTCGTACGGGCAGGGTCTCTCCGCCACTCCCCTGCAGATGGTGGCGGCCTTCGCCGCACTCGCGAATGGCGGAAAGCTGATGAAGCCCATCATCATCGACCGCGTCATCCGCGCCGACGGCACGGTGGAGCGCACGCAGCCCAAAGTTGTCGACCAGGTCATCACTCCCGAGAGCTCCGCCACCATCACAGCGATGCTCATCAGTTCGGTGAACAACGGCTACGCCAAGTCGGCCAAGGTGCTCGGGTACCGGCTGGCGGGCAAAACCGGAACCAGCCAGATCGCGGGGCCGGGCGGCAAGTACGAGACAGGCACCGGCTCGGTGATCACGTCGTTTGCGGGCTACGGGCCCGCCATGCGTCCGAAGTTCGTGGTGCTGGTGAAATTCGACCGCCCCAAGGCCCGCGGCAAGGAACTGGGCGTGCAGTCCGCCGCTCCGGTCTTCAAAGACATTGCGACGTTCTTGTTCAAGTACTATGGCATACCTCCTGATGAAAAATGA
- a CDS encoding general secretion pathway protein E, with protein MAANQWEQMDGKTLLDTLEQQCVAQGISDLHCSPEKTYVRFEVRLHGVLELLAHIPHPVYVDFLRHVKFAARLKMNITNIPQDGQLVFAVAESGGGSRTVNIRVATIPSRFGEAITLRFLDPKRGIVELKELGFPDDMSQSLSEMMKVANGLFLITGPTGSGKTTTLYALLKTLIGTHRHIITLEDPVEYEISGLVQSQVDPSHDYTFATGLRSILRHDPNVILVGEIRDLETAQTAIDASLTGHLVLSTLHTNSAIEAIPRLLSMGVSPYTFAPALRGVMAQRLVRTVKKELQQEGAKVDPANSASYGGRTVIAELLQATSEIQNLILSNESATVIEQQARKQGYTGMRDMGNALVKQRITTQSEVDRVTR; from the coding sequence ATGGCTGCCAATCAGTGGGAACAGATGGACGGCAAGACTCTGTTGGACACCCTGGAGCAGCAGTGCGTTGCGCAGGGGATTTCAGATCTGCACTGTTCGCCCGAGAAAACGTACGTACGCTTCGAGGTGCGTCTGCACGGCGTGCTGGAACTTCTGGCACACATCCCGCACCCGGTCTACGTGGATTTTCTGCGGCATGTGAAATTCGCGGCGCGGCTGAAGATGAATATCACGAATATTCCGCAGGATGGTCAGCTCGTGTTCGCCGTGGCCGAGAGCGGCGGGGGCAGCCGCACGGTGAATATCCGTGTTGCCACGATTCCGTCACGTTTCGGCGAGGCCATCACCCTGCGCTTTCTCGATCCCAAGCGCGGCATCGTGGAGCTGAAGGAACTCGGGTTCCCCGATGACATGTCTCAGAGCCTTTCGGAAATGATGAAGGTCGCCAACGGGCTCTTTCTCATCACCGGTCCGACAGGGTCGGGAAAAACCACGACGCTCTACGCGCTCTTAAAGACACTCATCGGCACGCACCGCCACATCATCACCCTCGAAGATCCGGTGGAGTACGAGATCAGCGGGCTTGTGCAGAGTCAGGTGGATCCCTCGCACGACTACACCTTTGCCACGGGGCTCCGCTCCATTCTGCGCCACGATCCGAACGTCATTCTCGTCGGAGAAATCCGCGATCTGGAGACGGCGCAGACGGCCATCGATGCCTCGCTCACGGGCCACCTGGTGCTCTCGACTCTCCATACGAATTCGGCGATCGAGGCGATTCCGCGCCTGCTCTCGATGGGTGTCAGCCCCTACACCTTCGCGCCGGCGTTGCGCGGCGTGATGGCGCAGCGGTTGGTGCGTACGGTCAAAAAGGAATTGCAGCAGGAGGGGGCAAAGGTGGATCCTGCGAACAGCGCCTCGTACGGCGGCCGCACGGTCATCGCGGAACTCCTGCAGGCCACGTCTGAAATTCAGAATCTCATCCTCAGCAATGAATCGGCGACGGTCATTGAGCAGCAGGCCCGCAAGCAGGGGTACACCGGCATGCGCGATATGGGCAATGCGCTGGTGAAGCAACGGATCACCACGCAGTCCGAAGTGGATCGGGTGACACGGTGA